A genome region from Triticum aestivum cultivar Chinese Spring chromosome 2B, IWGSC CS RefSeq v2.1, whole genome shotgun sequence includes the following:
- the LOC123040705 gene encoding non-specific lipid-transfer protein C6, whose product MGSKPFFACAVLLIAIAAAAVTPASAAGANPIAMGGGSDETATTCVPTLERLLSCLDFIEHRTDAIPLPCCVQVNTTVAQQPCCLMHVLRGDVARLMGPDFDSTRAMVNVTSQCLGDGSILMSITRSCAGKPLPPLTPEYPFTAALPPPPPSSSGAERLEGLSYAVLLVALVASFL is encoded by the exons ATGGGGTCCAAACCGTTCTTCGCCTGCGCCGTCCTCCTgatcgccatcgccgccgcggCAGTCACGCCGGCGTCCGCGGCCGGAGCGAACCCCATCGCCATGGGCGGTGGCTCCGACGAGACGGCAACAACATGCGTGCCGACGCTTGAGCGCCTGCTGTCGTGCCTGGACTTCATCGAGCACCGCACCGACGCGATCCCGCTGCCCTGCTGCGTCCAGGTGAACACCACGGTGGCCCAGCAGCCGTGCTGCCTCATGCACGTCCTGCGCGGCGACGTCGCGCGGCTCATGGGGCCGGACTTCGACAGCACCCGCGCCATGGTCAACGTCACCTCCCAGTGCCTCGGCGACGGCTCGATCCTCATGTCCATCACTCGTTCGTGCGCAG GCAAGCCGCTTCCGCCGCTGACGCCTGAATACCCCTTCACTGccgcgttgccgccgccgccgccgtcatcgtcAG GAGCAGAACGGCTGGAAGGCTTGTCTTACGCCGTATTGCTAGTTGCACtcgttgcaagcttcttgtga